A region from the Tachyglossus aculeatus isolate mTacAcu1 chromosome Y4, mTacAcu1.pri, whole genome shotgun sequence genome encodes:
- the NAXE gene encoding LOW QUALITY PROTEIN: NAD(P)H-hydrate epimerase (The sequence of the model RefSeq protein was modified relative to this genomic sequence to represent the inferred CDS: deleted 1 base in 1 codon) — translation MLRERMAPAQRRDTPHPHDACADETASAHARFWRGLGGGEAVGSMSGLRALLGLGLGLGLLRCGARGSARGLLGSCPARGILGSCPARGLLGSGARRGGTGPAAMKYLSQQEAQAVDQDLFTEYRFSVDQLMELAGLSCATAIAKAYPPDSFPSSPPTVLVLCGPGNNGGDGLVCARHLKMFGYAPTVYYPKRPSRPLFEGLVTQCEKMEIPFLADIPAEPALVDQLYSLVVDAIFGFSFAGPVRPPFADVLQVLAKVTVPIASIDVPSGWDVEKGSAEGLQPDLLVSLTAPKLSARFFTGRYHYLGGRFVPPALAEKYQLALPPYPGTDCVLRLS, via the exons atgctcCGGGAGCGCATGGCGCCTGCGCAGAGGagagacaccccccacccccacgacGCCTGCGCAGACGAGACAGCCTCGGCGCATGCGCGGttctggagggggctggggggaggggaggcggtaGGCTCCATGTCCGGGCTGCGCGCGctgctggggctggggttgggcctGGGGCTGCTGAGGTGCGGCGCGCGCGGGTCGGCGCGAGGGCTTCTGGGGTCTTGCCCGGCGCGGGGGATTCTGGGGTCTTGCCCGGCGCGAGGGCTTCTGGGATCCGGCGCGCGCCGGGGCGGGACGGGCCCCGCCGCCATGAAGTACCTCAG CCAGCAAGAGGCGCAGGCGGTGGACCAGGACCTGTTCACCGAATACCGGTTCAGCGTGGACCAGCTGATGGAGCTTGCTGGACTGAGTTGTGCCACGGCCATCGCCAAG GCCTACCCCCCTGACTCCTTCCCCAGCAGC CCCCCCACCGTCCTGGTCTTGTGTGGTCCCGGGAACAACGGGGGAGACGGCCTGGTCTGTGCACGCCACCTCAAGATGTTT GGCTACGCGCCGACCGTGTATTACCCCAAGAGGCCGAGCCGGCCGCTCTTCGAAGGCCTGGTGACCCAGTGTGAGAAGATGGAGATCCCTTTCCTGGCCGACATCCCTGCCGAG cCCGCCCTGGTCGACCAGCTCTACAGCCTCGTGGTCGACGCCATCTTCGGCTTCAGCTTCGCTGGGCCCGTGCGGCCACCGTTTGCCGACGTCCTGCAGGTCCTGGCCAAGGTGACGGTGCCCATCGCCAGCATCGACGTCCCCTCGG GCTGGGACGTTGAGAAGGGCAGCGCGGAAGGCCTGCAGCCGGACCTGCTGGTCTCCCTCACGGCCCCCAAGCTGTCCGCCCGCTTCTTCACGGGACGCTACCACTACCTGGGGGGCCGCTTCGTGCCCCCAGCCCTGGCGGAGAAGTACCAGCTGGCCCTGCCCCCGTATCCGGGCACCGACTGTGTCCTGCGCCTGAGCTGA